In the Peptostreptococcaceae bacterium genome, one interval contains:
- a CDS encoding ATP-dependent DNA helicase RecG, translating into MGESDLLNIPGIGPKKKTLFGSLEIHEVKDLLYYFPQKFKDFISITNICNLVDSKPSVVKVKVDKVRRNQSKEGKRFLVVSCSDSTGSLDIVFFNADYMYGIMREGNTYLFYGKASFRYSRKNMANPELIKIEDIGKIVPIYKTVRGLSQNDFRKSITYALKNSESIDEYLPEKILHKRKFKEPMQTLNDMHFPKSGASYMEAKKKLIYEEFFRLQMTILKMKQERFLMDSAPGMKLFDFQNDELVKGLPFQMTASQSSAVENLSMLLHQKKCPKILLQGDVGTGKTLVAFMAARQAYLSGYQTAIMAPTELLAEQHFETFNRFFKNSCMVTRILTRNTQRKTKVKEELDNGTCNLLIGTHAIIQDDVNFKNLGLIITDERHRFGVAQNDSLQKKGVSPQIIVMSATPIPRTISEIIFGDMEILRLTEKPNNSLKPVETMLVADNKSKRAMYEHIRNEMLSGRQIFYVCPRIENENDSIASVEEIFKHLSQSVYPSFKLEALHGRLSQYEKNRIMQAFRNGEIDMIVSTTVIEVGIDVPNATVMAIDSFERFGLAQIHQLRGRVGRGVFESFCYLVSDNCNDSIREKALVLQRCNDGFEIAKEDMKMRGPGHVFSLKQHGFPEFKLADMFRHYKLLIIVQKDIESVYGQSLENLNISRELENAINSYAKQINKRSMQTQGGIQ; encoded by the coding sequence TTGGGTGAAAGCGATTTGTTAAATATACCGGGCATCGGGCCAAAGAAAAAGACATTATTTGGATCCCTTGAAATTCATGAAGTAAAAGATTTGCTTTACTATTTTCCGCAAAAATTTAAAGACTTTATTTCCATTACAAACATATGCAATCTGGTCGATTCCAAACCCTCTGTTGTAAAAGTGAAAGTAGACAAGGTGAGACGAAATCAATCAAAAGAAGGTAAAAGATTTCTTGTAGTTTCATGCTCGGATTCTACGGGATCGTTGGATATTGTTTTCTTTAATGCGGATTATATGTATGGCATAATGAGAGAAGGAAATACTTATCTGTTCTATGGTAAAGCTTCCTTTAGGTATTCACGAAAGAATATGGCAAATCCAGAGCTTATAAAGATTGAAGATATCGGCAAAATAGTGCCGATATATAAAACTGTCCGTGGGTTGTCGCAAAATGATTTTCGAAAAAGCATAACATATGCTTTGAAAAACTCTGAAAGCATAGATGAATATCTGCCCGAAAAAATTTTGCATAAAAGAAAATTCAAAGAGCCTATGCAAACCTTGAACGATATGCATTTTCCTAAAAGCGGTGCATCCTACATGGAGGCAAAGAAAAAACTTATATACGAAGAGTTTTTTCGGCTTCAAATGACAATTCTTAAAATGAAGCAAGAAAGGTTTTTAATGGATTCTGCTCCGGGAATGAAATTATTTGATTTTCAAAATGACGAATTAGTCAAAGGGCTTCCGTTTCAGATGACTGCCAGCCAATCAAGTGCAGTTGAAAACCTTTCGATGCTTTTGCATCAAAAAAAATGTCCCAAGATTCTGTTGCAGGGTGATGTTGGCACAGGGAAAACTCTGGTTGCATTCATGGCGGCGCGGCAAGCATATCTAAGCGGATATCAAACTGCTATAATGGCGCCTACGGAATTGCTTGCTGAGCAGCACTTCGAAACATTTAATAGGTTTTTTAAAAACTCATGCATGGTTACGCGTATTTTGACGAGAAATACACAGCGAAAAACAAAAGTGAAGGAAGAGCTGGATAATGGCACATGCAATCTTCTAATAGGTACCCATGCGATAATACAAGACGATGTTAATTTTAAAAATCTCGGCTTGATCATTACTGATGAGCGCCATCGTTTCGGTGTTGCGCAAAACGATTCGTTGCAAAAAAAAGGCGTGTCGCCGCAAATCATTGTAATGTCTGCAACCCCTATTCCAAGAACGATTTCCGAAATAATTTTTGGAGACATGGAAATACTTCGTCTGACTGAAAAACCCAACAACAGCCTAAAACCTGTCGAAACCATGCTTGTTGCCGATAATAAAAGCAAAAGAGCAATGTATGAACATATAAGAAATGAAATGCTTTCGGGCAGGCAAATTTTTTATGTTTGCCCGCGAATAGAAAATGAAAATGATTCGATTGCATCCGTTGAAGAAATCTTTAAACACCTTAGCCAATCCGTATATCCATCTTTCAAATTGGAGGCTCTTCACGGGCGTTTGTCCCAATATGAAAAAAACAGAATCATGCAAGCATTTAGAAATGGTGAAATAGATATGATTGTTTCGACTACAGTCATTGAAGTCGGCATAGATGTACCGAATGCCACAGTAATGGCAATAGATTCATTCGAGCGTTTCGGGCTCGCCCAAATTCATCAATTGCGGGGGAGGGTGGGAAGAGGCGTGTTTGAATCATTTTGCTATCTTGTTTCAGATAATTGCAATGATTCCATAAGGGAGAAAGCCCTGGTTCTTCAAAGATGCAATGACGGTTTCGAAATAGCAAAAGAAGATATGAAGATGCGTGGTCCTGGCCATGTGTTTTCATTGAAGCAACATGGATTCCCGGAATTTAAACTGGCTGATATGTTTAGACATTACAAATTGCTGATAATAGTTCAAAAGGACATAGAATCTGTATACGGACAGAGTCTTGAAAATTTGAACATTTCACGAGAGCTTGAAAATGCTATTAATTCTTATGCAAAACAAATTAATAAAAGAAGCATGCAAACGCAAGGAGGAATACAATGA
- a CDS encoding DAK2 domain-containing protein — protein MKIETINGDILLDMFRQASATLKANKDFVNDLNVFPVPDGDTGTNMSMTFESAVNEMNKLNEVSIFEVTEAASNGSLMGARGNSGVILSQILRGFHKGCKGKTILTTSDFSIGLISAADTAYKAVMKPVEGTILTIIRTAADASVILSEEYDYFDEFLEKVIEEANKALAKTPEMLPVLKQAGVVDAGGQGLLYILKGFYGTIIGEKAKEIETVFQNKFSKQLTPVANIGNIEFGYCTEFIVKGTNLSDEQLKEEIIDFGDCMLVVGHEKMLKVHIHTNEPGSVMQKALSYGELIDIKIDNMRYQHNENHFSEEADIQEDEKPMKEYGVLSVAMGQGITEIFNDLNVDRIIEGGQTMNPSTEELLASIDKINAEKIIILPNNGNIILAAQQAKKISKKQISIVPTKTIPQGITAMLAFNPDADIDENILHMTDSIKGVKTIQITYSVRDSIFNGIKIKKGDILGIFNGDIVSVGKDINSVALEVLNKSIEEDDEIVTIYYGDSVEASVAEDLLKSIEKASDEIDVEIYEGKQPVYHYIISVE, from the coding sequence TTGAAAATAGAAACAATAAACGGAGACATACTGCTGGATATGTTCAGGCAGGCGTCTGCAACATTGAAAGCAAACAAAGATTTCGTAAACGATTTAAATGTCTTTCCAGTACCTGATGGAGATACTGGCACCAATATGTCAATGACATTCGAATCGGCGGTAAATGAAATGAATAAACTTAATGAGGTCTCGATTTTCGAGGTGACCGAAGCAGCCTCAAACGGTTCCTTGATGGGGGCAAGAGGCAACTCGGGCGTTATACTCTCACAGATACTGCGTGGATTTCATAAGGGATGCAAAGGCAAGACAATTCTTACTACGAGCGATTTCTCAATAGGGTTGATTTCAGCGGCAGACACCGCTTATAAAGCAGTTATGAAGCCTGTTGAAGGAACAATATTAACCATAATAAGGACTGCTGCAGATGCTTCTGTAATTCTTTCTGAAGAATATGATTACTTCGATGAGTTTCTTGAAAAGGTGATTGAAGAAGCGAACAAGGCATTGGCAAAAACACCTGAAATGCTTCCGGTGCTAAAACAAGCAGGAGTTGTTGATGCAGGCGGCCAAGGACTTCTTTATATACTCAAGGGGTTCTATGGAACAATAATTGGAGAAAAGGCCAAGGAAATTGAAACCGTGTTTCAAAACAAGTTTTCGAAGCAATTGACTCCAGTCGCAAATATTGGAAACATTGAGTTTGGATATTGCACAGAATTCATTGTTAAAGGGACGAATCTATCTGACGAGCAATTGAAAGAGGAAATAATAGATTTTGGAGATTGCATGCTTGTTGTTGGGCATGAAAAGATGCTAAAAGTCCACATCCATACTAACGAGCCGGGTTCTGTCATGCAAAAGGCTCTTTCGTATGGGGAGTTGATTGATATTAAAATTGACAATATGCGTTATCAGCACAACGAAAATCACTTTAGCGAAGAGGCTGACATTCAAGAAGATGAGAAGCCGATGAAAGAATATGGTGTATTGTCGGTTGCCATGGGCCAAGGAATAACCGAGATATTCAATGATTTGAATGTGGATAGAATAATTGAAGGCGGCCAAACTATGAACCCAAGTACTGAGGAATTGCTTGCCTCAATTGATAAAATTAATGCCGAAAAAATCATAATACTTCCAAACAATGGAAATATTATTCTAGCTGCTCAACAGGCCAAAAAGATTTCAAAAAAGCAAATTTCAATTGTTCCGACGAAAACCATTCCGCAAGGTATAACCGCTATGCTTGCATTCAATCCCGATGCGGATATTGATGAAAACATTCTTCATATGACTGATTCCATTAAAGGAGTAAAAACCATACAGATCACATATTCCGTAAGAGATTCCATATTCAACGGTATAAAAATCAAAAAAGGCGATATACTTGGCATATTTAATGGGGACATAGTAAGTGTTGGAAAAGACATTAATTCAGTTGCGCTGGAGGTATTGAATAAATCTATAGAAGAAGATGATGAAATAGTGACGATTTATTACGGCGATTCAGTTGAAGCCTCTGTTGCGGAAGATTTGTTGAAAAGCATTGAAAAAGCCAGTGATGAAATAGATGTTGAAATTTATGAGGGCAAACAGCCTGTTTATCATTACATTATTTCTGTTGAATAA
- a CDS encoding Asp23/Gls24 family envelope stress response protein translates to MTAQLKNEYGSIFICNDVITNIIGISAMECYGLVGMASKSATDGIVKLLKKENLNQGVKINIDENNNIFIDLFVIVQFGTKISVVAENIIEKVKYSVEKFTGLNVKKVNVNIEEVRVQEF, encoded by the coding sequence ATGACTGCTCAATTGAAAAACGAATACGGCAGCATTTTCATCTGCAATGATGTTATTACAAATATTATCGGCATATCTGCCATGGAATGCTACGGGTTAGTCGGGATGGCCTCGAAATCTGCAACCGACGGCATTGTTAAACTATTAAAGAAAGAAAATCTGAATCAAGGTGTAAAAATAAATATCGATGAAAATAACAACATTTTTATAGATTTATTTGTAATAGTCCAATTCGGAACAAAGATTTCTGTCGTAGCAGAAAACATAATTGAAAAAGTGAAATATTCCGTAGAGAAATTTACCGGTTTAAATGTGAAAAAGGTTAATGTAAACATTGAAGAAGTAAGAGTTCAGGAATTCTAG
- a CDS encoding 50S ribosomal protein L28 — MSRKCDICGKGQITGHAVSHSNKHNKRAWAPNTKQVKAIVNGSPKKISVCTRCLRSGKVERAI, encoded by the coding sequence ATGTCCAGAAAATGTGATATATGTGGTAAAGGTCAAATTACCGGACATGCGGTAAGCCACTCAAATAAACATAATAAAAGAGCGTGGGCGCCCAATACTAAGCAAGTTAAAGCAATTGTAAACGGTTCTCCCAAGAAAATTTCCGTATGTACAAGATGTTTAAGATCAGGCAAAGTTGAACGAGCAATATAA
- the rny gene encoding ribonuclease Y yields the protein MYIIKIYYLIVVAVVLFPFSFALGYLYRKKIADEKIQSAEEKARKILSEANKQATTARKEALIDAKEEIHRLRKDMNKEIRERRIESQKTENRLNKREESLYTKTEVLEEKENNIIKKLNEIEIKNGEVDELFKKQIEELERVSGFTAEEAKEMLLKDIEKEVRYESAIMIKDIVSNAKEEAGKKAKEILAYSIQKYAADYVAESTVSVVNLPNDEMKGRIIGREGRNIRTLETLTGVDLIIDDTPEAVILSAFDPIKREIARIALEKLIVDGRIHPARIEEMVNKATEEIDEKIKEEGESATFDAGIHNLHPGLIKLLGRLKYRTSYGQNVLQHSIEVSSLAGLMAAELEVDVKLAKRAGLLHDIGKALDHDMEGTHVEIGMDVLKKYGESKEVIHAMSTHHGDYEPQTVEAILVTAADAVSAARPGARRETLETYVKRLEKLEEIAKSYDQVDKAFAIQAGREIRIMVKPEKISDTEMILLAREISKNVENDLEYPGQIKVNLIRETRTVDYAK from the coding sequence ATGTATATTATAAAAATATATTATTTAATTGTTGTTGCTGTAGTTCTTTTCCCCTTTTCATTTGCATTGGGATATTTATACAGAAAAAAGATTGCTGACGAAAAAATTCAAAGTGCTGAAGAAAAAGCGAGAAAAATTCTTTCTGAGGCCAATAAACAGGCGACGACTGCTAGAAAAGAAGCTTTAATAGATGCAAAAGAAGAAATTCACCGATTACGAAAAGATATGAACAAGGAAATTAGAGAAAGAAGAATTGAATCTCAAAAAACAGAAAACAGACTCAACAAGAGAGAAGAATCTTTATATACAAAGACCGAAGTTCTCGAAGAAAAAGAAAATAACATCATCAAGAAATTGAACGAAATAGAAATCAAGAATGGTGAGGTAGACGAACTTTTCAAGAAACAGATTGAGGAGCTTGAAAGGGTGTCTGGATTCACGGCCGAAGAGGCAAAGGAAATGTTGCTGAAGGATATAGAAAAGGAAGTACGGTATGAATCGGCAATAATGATAAAAGATATTGTATCAAATGCAAAAGAAGAAGCGGGTAAAAAAGCAAAAGAAATCTTGGCTTATTCTATACAAAAATATGCTGCTGACTATGTTGCTGAAAGCACGGTTTCTGTTGTAAATCTTCCGAATGATGAAATGAAGGGTCGAATCATAGGCAGGGAAGGCAGAAATATAAGGACTTTGGAAACCTTGACTGGTGTCGATTTGATTATAGATGATACGCCTGAAGCGGTTATATTGTCGGCTTTTGATCCTATAAAAAGAGAGATTGCCCGTATTGCGCTTGAGAAACTCATAGTGGATGGAAGAATTCATCCTGCAAGAATTGAGGAAATGGTAAACAAGGCTACTGAAGAAATTGATGAAAAAATTAAGGAAGAAGGAGAATCGGCGACTTTCGATGCTGGAATACACAACCTTCATCCTGGATTGATCAAATTGCTGGGAAGGTTGAAATACAGAACAAGTTACGGGCAGAATGTTCTGCAACACTCAATCGAAGTATCATCTTTGGCAGGCCTAATGGCCGCAGAGTTGGAAGTAGATGTTAAACTTGCAAAAAGAGCAGGATTGCTTCATGATATCGGAAAAGCTCTTGATCACGATATGGAAGGTACTCATGTTGAAATCGGCATGGATGTTCTCAAGAAATATGGTGAGTCAAAGGAAGTTATACATGCCATGTCTACACATCATGGCGATTATGAGCCGCAGACTGTTGAAGCAATATTGGTAACAGCTGCCGATGCAGTTTCCGCAGCAAGACCGGGTGCAAGAAGAGAAACCCTTGAAACATATGTTAAGAGATTGGAGAAGCTTGAAGAAATAGCGAAATCATACGATCAAGTCGATAAGGCTTTTGCCATTCAAGCAGGTAGAGAAATAAGAATCATGGTAAAACCTGAAAAGATTTCAGATACTGAAATGATTTTACTTGCCAGAGAGATTTCAAAAAATGTAGAGAACGATTTAGAGTATCCTGGTCAGATTAAAGTAAATCTGATTAGAGAGACACGAACAGTCGATTATGCAAAATAA
- a CDS encoding RecX family transcriptional regulator, producing MNVIGVEEINKRVRRLTTDEDTTYLCDIAWIRENGVESDCAINEEKEKELKEFTEAYSLDRALKYIGFKRRTEKEVENHLIKIRVPEDVVGVTLLKMVDFGMIDDKMYAHDYIDELIGKSQSTYVIKMKSIKKGLDAALVEATMIEMKVREKEGYRAFALLKKRYGTGAVSIDSIKAKQYLYRKGFSADAISKSLEYHFASIGQ from the coding sequence ATGAATGTTATAGGAGTTGAGGAAATAAACAAAAGAGTCCGCAGATTGACTACGGATGAGGATACAACATATTTATGCGATATTGCATGGATTAGGGAAAATGGCGTGGAGAGTGATTGCGCAATCAATGAAGAAAAAGAAAAAGAATTAAAAGAATTTACGGAGGCATATTCACTTGATCGTGCATTAAAATACATAGGATTCAAGAGAAGAACAGAAAAAGAGGTTGAGAATCATTTAATAAAAATTCGTGTACCCGAGGATGTTGTCGGTGTCACATTATTGAAGATGGTCGATTTTGGTATGATTGACGATAAAATGTATGCTCACGACTATATAGATGAGCTGATTGGCAAAAGCCAGTCTACATATGTAATAAAAATGAAATCAATAAAAAAAGGTCTTGATGCAGCGTTGGTAGAAGCAACAATGATAGAGATGAAGGTGCGTGAAAAAGAAGGCTACAGAGCATTTGCGCTGCTTAAAAAGAGATATGGTACAGGCGCTGTAAGCATTGATTCCATAAAGGCCAAGCAATACCTTTACAGGAAGGGATTTTCTGCAGATGCCATAAGTAAATCGTTGGAATATCATTTTGCGAGCATTGGCCAATAA
- the recA gene encoding recombinase RecA, which translates to MDEKKKALDAVLIQIEKQFGKGSIMRLGDDGARANVESIPTGILELDIALGIGGIPKGRIIEVYGPESSGKTTVSLHMIAESQKNGGNAAFIDVEHALDPVYAGHLGVDIDNLILSQPDTGEQALDIVEALVRSGAIDIIVIDSVAALVPKAELTGEMGDSHMGLQARLMSQAMRKLTAIISRSRTSVVFINQLREKIGVMFGNPETTTGGRALKFYASVRIDIRRIGSIKQGDQIVGNRTKIKIAKNKVASPFKIAEFDIMYGLGVSRHGSVLDCGVNAELIKKSGSWYSYGDERIGQGRENSKLYMIENPEKFLEIEKKVRDYYGLTKEPKTDEGQNKSKKE; encoded by the coding sequence ATGGACGAAAAGAAGAAGGCGCTTGATGCAGTATTGATACAAATAGAAAAACAATTCGGCAAGGGTTCAATTATGCGGCTTGGAGACGATGGAGCCAGAGCCAATGTTGAATCAATTCCGACTGGAATCTTGGAGCTGGACATTGCCTTGGGCATCGGAGGAATTCCAAAGGGTCGAATAATCGAGGTATACGGACCGGAATCTTCCGGAAAGACAACGGTATCGCTTCATATGATAGCGGAATCCCAAAAGAATGGCGGCAATGCGGCCTTCATAGATGTAGAGCATGCATTGGATCCTGTTTATGCCGGGCATTTGGGAGTTGACATTGACAATCTGATTCTTTCTCAGCCGGATACAGGAGAACAGGCGCTTGATATAGTGGAGGCTCTGGTACGAAGCGGTGCAATTGATATAATAGTTATTGACTCTGTTGCTGCGCTTGTTCCAAAAGCAGAGCTGACAGGCGAAATGGGAGATAGCCACATGGGTCTGCAGGCTAGGCTTATGTCTCAGGCAATGAGAAAACTGACTGCAATAATAAGCAGGTCGAGGACATCGGTTGTGTTCATTAATCAGCTAAGGGAAAAAATAGGAGTAATGTTCGGGAATCCTGAAACTACGACAGGAGGAAGGGCTCTTAAATTTTACGCATCGGTGAGGATTGATATAAGAAGGATAGGAAGTATAAAGCAGGGCGATCAGATCGTAGGAAACCGTACAAAAATAAAAATAGCGAAGAATAAAGTGGCTTCGCCTTTTAAAATAGCGGAATTTGATATTATGTATGGACTTGGAGTATCCCGGCATGGAAGTGTTCTGGATTGCGGAGTCAATGCGGAGCTAATAAAGAAATCGGGATCATGGTACAGCTATGGAGATGAAAGAATAGGACAGGGAAGGGAAAACTCAAAACTGTATATGATAGAGAATCCAGAAAAATTTTTAGAAATAGAGAAAAAAGTAAGGGATTATTACGGGCTTACAAAGGAACCGAAAACGGATGAAGGGCAAAATAAAAGCAAAAAAGAATAA
- a CDS encoding competence/damage-inducible protein A: MDAAILNVGTELLMGEIVNTNAAYLSEQMKKFGINVYYQIVVGDNHKRLQSVLGILSEKVDVIIMTGGLGPTKDDMTKEAVSSVFKRELKQNPEAVKQMENIMKRYGRSIDQITENNYRQTFFPEGSRILKNDMGSAPGFILETDEGKKAVICLPGPPFEMKAMFNAHLNDYFSKKSDVCIHSRVLRLSGIGESKVETELMDLIESQEDPTIATYAKPGDVAIRVATKQRNRESAEKALEPTIREIKRRLGQYIYSEEDREWNEMVIDLLKEKNWKISTVESCTGGLLASNFVDVPGASDVFEEGFITYNNSSKEKRVRVGKKILNEFGAVSIQTAEAMARGLYEEGKSDVCISVTGVAGPEGGTDEKPVGLVHAAFLVNGKLEIETYNVRGDRQRIRAYTVRNIMKKLYQILKKVD, from the coding sequence ATGGATGCAGCGATTTTAAATGTGGGAACTGAATTGTTGATGGGAGAAATAGTAAATACAAATGCGGCATACTTGTCGGAGCAGATGAAGAAATTTGGAATCAACGTATATTATCAAATTGTCGTTGGGGACAATCATAAAAGATTGCAAAGCGTACTGGGCATTCTTTCGGAAAAGGTTGATGTAATTATAATGACCGGAGGGCTTGGACCTACAAAGGACGACATGACGAAAGAAGCTGTATCGTCTGTTTTCAAAAGGGAGCTTAAGCAAAACCCTGAAGCAGTAAAGCAGATGGAAAATATAATGAAACGATACGGAAGATCCATTGATCAAATAACAGAAAACAATTATAGGCAGACATTTTTTCCGGAGGGAAGCAGAATCCTTAAGAATGACATGGGCTCGGCTCCGGGATTTATTTTGGAAACGGACGAAGGGAAAAAGGCTGTAATATGTTTACCGGGTCCTCCATTTGAAATGAAAGCAATGTTCAATGCTCATCTCAACGATTATTTTTCAAAAAAGTCGGATGTATGTATCCATTCGAGAGTGCTTAGGCTTTCCGGTATAGGAGAGTCAAAGGTAGAGACCGAATTGATGGATTTGATTGAATCACAGGAAGACCCGACGATTGCAACATATGCGAAGCCGGGTGATGTAGCAATAAGGGTTGCTACCAAACAAAGAAACAGAGAGTCGGCGGAAAAAGCGCTGGAACCGACGATAAGAGAGATAAAAAGGCGTTTGGGCCAATATATTTATTCGGAAGAAGACAGAGAATGGAATGAAATGGTAATAGACCTCTTGAAAGAAAAAAACTGGAAGATTTCTACTGTGGAATCTTGCACGGGAGGATTGCTCGCATCGAATTTTGTAGATGTGCCGGGAGCTTCAGATGTTTTTGAAGAGGGATTTATAACCTATAACAACAGTTCAAAGGAAAAACGGGTTCGCGTAGGCAAAAAAATATTGAATGAATTCGGAGCAGTGAGCATCCAAACTGCCGAAGCCATGGCAAGGGGCCTTTATGAAGAAGGAAAAAGCGATGTATGCATATCTGTAACCGGTGTCGCCGGACCTGAAGGCGGAACAGATGAAAAACCCGTAGGTCTTGTCCATGCGGCTTTTCTTGTAAATGGGAAACTAGAGATTGAAACCTACAATGTTCGTGGAGATAGACAAAGGATAAGGGCCTACACTGTCAGAAACATAATGAAAAAATTATACCAAATTTTAAAAAAGGTTGATTAA
- the pgsA gene encoding CDP-diacylglycerol--glycerol-3-phosphate 3-phosphatidyltransferase, with the protein MNLPNKITLTRILMVPIFIWVLLSGIENSRLIAALIFAIASVTDFLDGYLARKYDLVSDFGKLMDPMADKILVASALIGMVQLGRITVWPVVIILAREFLITSFRSLAASKGSVIAASIWGKIKTNTQIVAIILLTLTNNAVADVALWISVGFTIMSAVDYIVKNRKVIS; encoded by the coding sequence ATGAATCTGCCGAATAAGATAACTTTGACAAGGATTTTGATGGTGCCGATATTCATATGGGTGCTTTTGTCAGGAATAGAAAACTCAAGATTAATTGCGGCATTGATTTTCGCAATAGCTTCGGTGACAGATTTTCTTGATGGGTATTTGGCTAGGAAATATGACTTGGTGTCAGATTTCGGAAAGCTGATGGATCCTATGGCGGACAAGATACTCGTAGCATCTGCGCTTATAGGCATGGTACAGCTTGGGAGAATCACCGTATGGCCGGTAGTAATCATTCTGGCGAGAGAGTTTTTGATAACGTCTTTCAGATCACTGGCAGCATCAAAGGGATCGGTCATAGCAGCCAGCATTTGGGGCAAAATCAAGACAAATACACAAATAGTTGCAATAATATTATTAACGTTAACCAATAATGCGGTTGCCGATGTTGCGCTTTGGATATCTGTAGGATTTACAATTATGTCTGCGGTGGACTACATTGTCAAAAATAGAAAAGTCATATCTTAA
- the rimO gene encoding 30S ribosomal protein S12 methylthiotransferase RimO, with protein sequence MSNINQAGFGKKNKRFFIETLGCSKNQVDSEFMAGRLIKVGFEMTKDFNDADYIIVNTCGFIADAMEESINMILEYGSIKTSGQTLIAAGCLSERFAKEIEREIPEIDIIVGVARFLELPEILSDHEKNGKRIVRVGDIDRYVEYCEKERVILNPSHYAYVKISEGCDNRCTYCTIPAFKGRYKSRRIEDILSEAQDLADRGVKEIILIAQDTTKYGIDIYGEFKLVDLLEALVEVRGIEWIRVLYAYPDVLDEKLIDTIGKHDKICNYLDMPIQHCHDDVLRKMNRHTSESDIERVLAMIRKSVPDMSIRTTIMVGFPGESTDAFEKLIGFVEKNKFDKLGVFEYSPEEGTPAASLDFQIDSQTKADRNARIMMLQCDISSEANQKKIGKTFRTMIDEKVENEAVYLGRTQYDAPEVDGLVYVNTDRDLAAGDFVNVRIIDALEYDLIGVIDDESAE encoded by the coding sequence ATGAGTAATATAAATCAAGCAGGTTTTGGAAAGAAAAATAAAAGATTTTTTATAGAAACGCTTGGATGCTCGAAAAACCAAGTTGATTCGGAATTTATGGCGGGCAGATTGATAAAAGTTGGATTCGAGATGACGAAGGATTTCAATGATGCCGATTATATAATAGTTAACACATGCGGTTTCATAGCCGATGCAATGGAAGAATCAATCAACATGATATTGGAGTATGGATCAATCAAAACGAGCGGTCAGACGCTTATTGCAGCAGGATGTCTTTCTGAAAGATTTGCAAAAGAAATTGAAAGAGAAATCCCTGAAATAGATATAATAGTTGGAGTTGCAAGATTCTTGGAATTGCCCGAAATTCTGTCCGATCACGAAAAAAACGGAAAGAGAATTGTGAGGGTGGGGGACATAGACAGATACGTTGAATATTGCGAAAAAGAGAGGGTAATTTTAAATCCGAGCCATTATGCATATGTAAAGATTTCAGAAGGTTGCGACAACAGGTGCACATACTGCACAATACCGGCGTTCAAGGGAAGATACAAGAGCAGACGAATCGAAGATATATTGTCAGAAGCCCAAGACTTGGCCGATAGGGGCGTAAAGGAAATAATTCTGATTGCGCAGGATACCACTAAATATGGAATAGACATATACGGCGAGTTCAAGCTGGTTGATTTGCTTGAAGCGCTTGTAGAAGTGCGCGGCATAGAGTGGATAAGAGTATTGTATGCTTATCCGGATGTATTGGATGAGAAACTTATCGATACAATAGGTAAACATGATAAAATATGTAATTATCTTGATATGCCGATTCAGCATTGCCATGACGACGTACTAAGAAAAATGAACCGCCATACCTCGGAAAGCGATATAGAAAGGGTTCTGGCAATGATTAGGAAGTCTGTTCCTGACATGTCAATTAGGACGACCATCATGGTAGGCTTTCCGGGAGAGAGCACGGATGCATTTGAAAAACTGATTGGATTCGTTGAAAAAAACAAATTCGACAAGTTGGGTGTATTTGAGTATTCGCCGGAAGAAGGAACGCCTGCCGCAAGCTTGGATTTTCAAATAGATTCGCAGACAAAGGCAGATAGGAATGCCCGAATAATGATGCTTCAATGCGATATTTCAAGTGAGGCAAATCAAAAAAAGATAGGGAAAACCTTCAGAACAATGATAGATGAAAAAGTCGAAAATGAAGCTGTTTACTTAGGAAGAACACAGTATGACGCTCCGGAAGTAGATGGATTGGTCTATGTCAATACAGATAGAGATCTTGCTGCAGGAGACTTTGTGAATGTGAGGATAATCGATGCGCTGGAATATGATTTGATTGGGGTGATTGACGATGAATCTGCCGAATAA